Proteins found in one Pyrus communis chromosome 15, drPyrComm1.1, whole genome shotgun sequence genomic segment:
- the LOC137717474 gene encoding uncharacterized protein — protein MDDDRILARERRQMEEIRQLDLEELQVEEVDDSSSSGDDRDATDGRGPSDDYAFDTSVASLHTYLGEVEDTHHRVAFLDGGAVLKLPIFYLEGVVLFPEATLPLRVIQPSFVLSIERALNQVDAPYTIGVIHVFRDNGRIRLANVGTTAEIRQYRRLEDGSLNVVTRGQQRFRLRHRWIDAEGAPRGEVQIIQEDIPSRVPRDAFGDLAPFSNPRGHKFSLKLPSNDSRTKSVGSMDVDNDSEAKSDESFESALSLTEREIHQSAIGSYSGSDTMDESTTSSSDDEKSQLQLQSKDSDSSASLHSCPEISNVDLASSSMSDMQSSKQEEPNKCWRNTDLNQFRRVPRAFWPHWVYRMYDSYCLAQRAAEMWKQIVGAPSMDRLVKKPDILSFFIASKIPVSECTRQELLEIDGISYRLRREIELLQSFDLIRCKTCQTIIARRSNMLVMSSEGPLGAYVNPSGCVHEIMTLYKANGLALIGPAVSEYSWFPGYAWTVTNCAGCETQMGWLFTATKKNLKPKFFWGIRSSQVSDDLH, from the exons ATGGACGACGATCGAATTCTGGCGCGAGAGAGGCGGCAGATGGAGGAGATCCGACAACTCGATCTCGAAGAACTGCAGGTCGAAGAGGTCGACGACTCCTCCTCCTCCGGCGACGACCGCGACGCCAC TGATGGTCGCGGCCCGTCTGATGATTATGCTTTCGATACCTCTGTGGCTTCGTTGCATACGTATCTCGGTG AGGTTGAAGACACTCATCATAGGGTGGCTTTTCTGGATGGGGGCGCCGTCTTGAAGCTCCCTATTTTTTATCTTGAAG GAGTTGTCCTGTTCCCAGAAGCAACCCTTCCCTTAAGAGTCATTCAACCCAGTTTTGTACTTTCTATTGAGAGAGCACTAAACCAAGTTGATGCTCCTTATACCATTGGTGTG ATTCATGTATTCAGAGATAATGGAAGAATAAGGCTTGCGAATGTTGGGACAACCGCAGAG attCGGCAATATAGACGATTAGAGGATGGCTCACTGAATGTGGTAACTCGTGGCCAACAGAGATTTCGTCTAAGACACCGTTGGATTGATGCAGAAGGAGCG ccACGTGGGGAAGTTCAAATCATCCAGGAAGATATACCATCGAGGGTCCCAAGGGATGCATTCGGAGATTTGGCACCATTTAGTAATCCAAGAGGCCACAAATTCTCACTTAAACTGCCTTCAAATGATTCTCGTACAAAGTCAGTTGGATCTATGGATGTGGACAATGATTCAGAGGCAAAGTCAGATGAAAGCTTTGAGAGTGCACTGTCATTGACTGAGAGAGAAATCCACCAATCTGCAATTGGTTCCTATTCTGGATCTGATACAATGGACGAATCAACAACTTCAAGTAGTGATGATGAGAAGTCACAGTTACAATTGCAATCAAAAGACTCTGATTCTTCAGCTTCATTGCATTCGTGCCCTGAGATTAGTAATGTTGATTTGGCAAGCAGTTCCATGTCAGACATGCAATCCAGCAAACAGGAAGAGCCAAATAAATGTTGGAGAAATACGGACTTAAATCAGTTTCGTAGAGTTCCAAGAGCATTCTGGCCCCATTGGGTATACCGCATGTATGACTCGTATTGTCTTGCTCAAAGAGCAGCAG AGATGTGGAAACAGATAGTTGGGGCACCAAGCATGGATCGTCTTGTGAAGAAGCCTgacattttgtcattttttatcGCTAGTAAAATTCCTGTCTCGGAATGTACCAGGCAGGAGCTTTTGGAGATTGACGGCATTTCATATAGGCTGCGTAGAGAAATTGAGTTGCTTCAGAGTTTTGATCTTATCCGGTGTAAAACATGTCAG ACTATCATTGCAAGGCGGAGTAATATGCTGGTGATGTCAAGTGAAGGTCCTCTTGGTGCTTACGTGAACCCAAGTGGTTGCGTTCATGAGATAATGACTCTCTACAAAGCAAATGGCTTGGCACTTATAGGGCCAGCAGTGAGTGAATACAGCTGGTTTCCTGG GTATGCGTGGACAGTAACAAACTGTGCCGGCTGCGAAACCCAAATGGGTTGGCTATTTACAGCCACAAAAAAGAACTTGAAGCCGAAATTTTTTTGGGGAATTCGGAGTTCCCAAGTTTCTGATGACCTGCACTAG
- the LOC137717475 gene encoding NADP-dependent malic enzyme-like translates to MGSVVEEISNGGGHSVVDVESKAGFGGGLVDVYGEDCATEDQVLTPWTASVASGYTLLRDPHYNKGLAFTEKERDAHYLRGLLPPTVLTQELQEKKVMQNLRQYEVPLHRYIAMMDLQERNEGLFYKLLIDNVEELLPVVYTPTVGEACQKYGSIFRHPQGLYISLKEKGKILEVLKNWPERGIQVIVVTDGERILGLGDLGCQGMGIPVGKLSLYTALGGVPPSACLPITIDVGTNNEKLLNDEFYIGIKQRRATGQEYAELLEEFMTAVKQNYGEKVLVQFEDFANHNAFELLAKYSKTHLVFNDDIQGTASVVLAGLVASLKLLGGTLADHTFLFLGAGEAGTGIAELIALEISKKTGAPLKEARKKIWLVDSKGLIVKSRLGSLQHFKQPWAHDHEPIKELVDAVKAIKPTVLIGTSGVGKQFTKEVVETMASLNEKPLILALSNPTSQAECTAEEAYTWTKGRAIFGSGSPFDPVKYENKLLVPGQANNAYIFPGFGLGLIMAGAIRVHDDMLLAASEALATQVSEEHYAKGMIYPPFTNIRKISANIAAKVAAKVYELGLASNLPRPKDLVKYAESCMYSPRYRSYR, encoded by the exons ATGGGGAGCGTAGTGGAGGAGATAAGCAACGGTGGTGGCCACTCAGTGGTGGATGTGGAAAGTAAGGCTGGCTTTGGTGGAGGTCTTGTGGACGTGTACGGTGAGGATTGTGCCACCGAGGATCAGGTTCTCACACCATGGACTGCCTCTGTTGCCAG TGGTTACACATTGCTGCGTGATCCACACTACAACAAAGGTCTTGCCTTCACCGAGAAGGAGAGGGATGCACATTACTTGCGCGGCCTTCTGCCTCCAACCGTCCTAACCCAGGAGCTTCAG GAGAAGAAGGTGATGCAGAATCTTCGCCAATATGAAGTTCCGTTGCATAGGTACATTGCCATGATGGATCTTCAG GAGAGAAATGAAGGGCTGTTTTATAAGCTTTTGATTGACAATGTTGAGGAACTGCTTCCTGTTGTGTACACGCCAACAGTTGGCGAGGCTTGCCAAAAATATGGGAGCATTTTCAGGCATCCTCAGGGTCTTTACATCAGTTTGAAAGAGAA GGGAAAGATCCTTGAAGTACTAAAGAACTGGCCGGAGAGGGGTATTCAAGTTATTGTCGTGACTGATGGGGAGCGTATTTTGGGGCTAGGTGATCTTGGCTGCCAG GGCATGGGGATTCCTGTTGGAAAGCTCTCTTTGTATACTGCACTCGGAGGAGTTCCTCCTTCAGCG TGCTTGCCTATAACCATCGATGTTGGAACAAACAACGAGAAGTTGCTGAATGATGAGTTTTACATTGGGATTAAGCAAAGGAGAGCAACTGGACAG GAATATGCGGAGCTTCTCGAAGAATTCATGACTGCAGTTAAGCAGAATTATGGGGAGAAAGTCCTAGTTCAG TTCGAAGATTTTGCAAACCACAATGCATTTGAACTGCTGGCTAAATACAGCAAGACTCACCTTGTCTTCAATGATGACATTCAG GGAACGGCATCTGTGGTCTTAGCAGGGCTCGTCGCTTCCTTGAAATTACTTGGCGGAACATTAGCTGACCATACTTTCTTATTTCTGGGTGCTGGAGAG GCTGGAACCGGAATAGCAGAGCTTATAGCTCTTGAGATATCAAAAAAG ACCGGCGCTCCATTGAAAGAAGCTCGCAAGAAGATTTGGCTTGTGGATTCTAAG GGACTGATTGTTAAATCTCGCCTAGGATCACTTCAACACTTTAAGCAGCCTTGGGCTCATGATCATGAACCAATAAAGGAACTTGTAGACGCCGTGAAG GCAATCAAGCCAACAGTGCTGATAGGAACATCTGGTGTGGGAAAACAGTTCACGAAGGAGGTCGTTGAGACCATGGCCTCCTTGAATGAG AAACCACTTATCCTTGCTCTTTCCAACCCAACATCGCAAGCTGAGTGTACCGCTGAAGAAGCTTACACATGGACAAAG GGTCGAGCAATCTTTGGTAGTGGAAGTCCATTTGATCCTGTCAAATACGAGAACAAACTCCTAGTGCCCGGCCAG GCCAACAACGCGTACATATTCCCCGGTTTTGGCTTGGGATTGATTATGGCTGGTGCCATTCGTGTACACGATGACATGCTTTTGGCAGCCT CTGAAGCTCTGGCTACGCAAGTTTCCGAGGAACACTACGCCAAAGGAATGATCTACCCGCCATTTACCAACATCAGAAAGATATCAGCCAACATTGCAGCTAAGGTCGCTGCTAAGGTCTATGAACTCG GTCTGGCTTCTAATCTGCCTCGACCAAAAGATCTCGTCAAGTATGCAGAGAGCTGCATGTACAGCCCGCGCTACAGAAGTTACCGTTGA